The Niastella koreensis GR20-10 genome includes a window with the following:
- a CDS encoding SusD/RagB family nutrient-binding outer membrane lipoprotein, translating to MRTTTYIILLVLCLTTGCKKFIDVNNDPNNPTTVQEALILAPAELNLSSVLTGGAYFNSTGFAAILANHYMQNIALNQPVPNEGTYQLFNVNLDDSWKSIYVVGLNNLKALHDKAVTNGNYNYSGIANILSAFCLGIATDYWGDIPYSEAFNGSTKLKPVYDSQENIYKSIQQLLDDGIADINKSATLKPGKDDYYYGGDMDQWKRLAYTLKARYYMHLTKAPGYTAAGEATLALTALQNGMQSNDDDMKMIYPGSAGYENPWYLNFLSVSTIVLSSACVDTLVTRNDPRLPKLIAKAKATGLYNGRPIGSINISGNLDVYSLGGPAVGAASSPVYVFNYSEALFLEAEATLIKSGVAAAEPIYQDAIKSHMTKLGIATGDINTYLTNRGTLTATNALQRIMEEKKIANFLSPENFNDWRRTGFPLLTKVPNALSEIPRRLLYPQVELTSNPQAIQTAKLTDRVWWDQ from the coding sequence ATGCGCACTACAACATATATCATACTATTAGTTCTTTGTCTTACCACCGGATGTAAAAAATTTATTGATGTAAACAACGACCCCAATAATCCCACCACTGTACAGGAAGCTCTGATACTGGCGCCGGCTGAATTGAATTTATCAAGCGTGTTAACCGGCGGTGCTTATTTCAACTCAACAGGTTTTGCTGCTATTTTGGCGAACCATTATATGCAAAACATTGCGTTGAATCAGCCGGTACCCAACGAGGGCACTTACCAGTTGTTCAATGTTAACCTCGATGATTCGTGGAAGAGTATTTATGTGGTAGGCCTCAACAACCTGAAGGCCCTGCACGACAAAGCCGTTACCAATGGCAACTATAACTACTCCGGCATTGCCAATATCCTGAGCGCTTTTTGTTTGGGCATTGCTACCGATTACTGGGGCGATATTCCCTACTCAGAAGCCTTTAACGGCAGCACCAAATTGAAACCTGTATACGATTCGCAGGAAAACATTTATAAATCCATACAGCAATTGCTCGATGATGGCATTGCCGATATTAATAAAAGCGCCACCCTGAAACCTGGTAAAGATGATTATTACTATGGGGGCGATATGGACCAATGGAAACGGCTGGCTTATACTTTAAAGGCGCGGTATTACATGCACCTTACCAAAGCACCGGGTTATACCGCAGCAGGTGAGGCCACCCTGGCATTGACAGCTTTGCAAAACGGCATGCAAAGCAATGATGATGATATGAAGATGATTTACCCCGGCAGCGCCGGTTATGAAAATCCCTGGTACCTGAATTTTTTGTCTGTATCAACCATTGTATTGTCATCTGCCTGTGTGGATACGTTGGTTACGCGCAACGATCCGCGTCTGCCCAAACTGATAGCGAAAGCAAAAGCAACCGGGTTATACAATGGCCGGCCCATTGGTTCAATCAATATCAGCGGCAACCTGGATGTTTACTCGCTGGGCGGCCCGGCTGTGGGCGCGGCCAGTTCACCGGTGTATGTATTTAATTATTCCGAAGCGCTTTTTCTGGAAGCGGAGGCTACGTTGATAAAATCAGGTGTTGCTGCGGCGGAACCCATTTACCAGGATGCCATTAAATCGCACATGACTAAATTGGGTATTGCTACCGGTGATATAAATACCTATCTCACCAATCGCGGTACGTTAACAGCCACCAATGCTTTACAACGGATCATGGAGGAAAAGAAGATCGCCAACTTTTTATCGCCGGAAAACTTTAACGACTGGCGCCGGACGGGATTTCCCCTGTTGACAAAAGTGCCCAACGCCCTTTCGGAGATTCCCCGCCGGTTGTTGTACCCGCAAGTGGAACTTACCTCAAATCCACAGGCGATACAAACGGCTAAGCTGACGGACAGGGTTTGGTGGGATCAGTAA
- a CDS encoding toll/interleukin-1 receptor domain-containing protein, giving the protein MNNRFDTEAVSEGYVIRGARVWRQLISRLLNLLFTEQPQRSGIEQEIRQQTIREFLEVVNRDNSYLYNRVNLAIEGMSTEELIVNLLLFLLRNLFTPRLANDCPRLFISHRQGDQDYALRIAQLAHKKKFAYWVDVLDPDLKILEGSNIPERLLPLVTACIIEMALINCTHVIACMTTKTRGSLWLPYEYGRITELPGNSNKAAAWLHPNLAPKDFPEYMLLGESFRHESEIESWLEEEWRLLGKNDCNPMGGDVLGAVNINELPTVADDELEQSKHEFGEWLKAGLPLLKSLTLSNSRIKFKGDRSS; this is encoded by the coding sequence TTGAATAATCGTTTTGATACCGAAGCCGTTTCTGAGGGCTACGTTATCAGAGGCGCCCGGGTTTGGAGACAGCTTATATCACGGTTACTAAATTTGTTATTCACTGAACAGCCTCAAAGAAGCGGAATAGAACAGGAAATCAGGCAGCAGACAATAAGAGAGTTTTTGGAAGTTGTCAATCGCGACAATTCCTATTTATATAATCGGGTAAACCTAGCCATTGAAGGCATGTCTACTGAGGAACTGATTGTTAATTTACTGCTCTTCCTTTTAAGAAATCTTTTCACTCCCCGGCTGGCAAATGATTGTCCCCGTTTATTTATATCGCATCGGCAGGGAGATCAGGATTATGCCTTGCGGATAGCGCAGTTGGCTCATAAGAAAAAATTTGCTTATTGGGTTGATGTGCTTGATCCGGACTTGAAAATACTGGAAGGTTCCAATATTCCGGAACGATTGCTCCCTTTAGTTACAGCCTGCATTATCGAAATGGCATTGATCAATTGCACACATGTTATTGCCTGTATGACTACCAAAACCAGGGGTTCGCTGTGGCTGCCATACGAATATGGCAGGATCACCGAATTGCCGGGTAATTCTAATAAAGCTGCCGCCTGGCTGCATCCCAACTTGGCACCGAAAGATTTTCCGGAATACATGCTTTTGGGCGAATCATTCAGGCATGAAAGTGAAATTGAAAGTTGGCTGGAGGAAGAATGGCGGCTACTGGGAAAAAATGATTGCAACCCCATGGGTGGTGATGTATTGGGTGCGGTTAATATTAATGAATTGCCAACCGTGGCCGACGATGAATTAGAACAGAGTAAACACGAATTTGGAGAATGGCTGAAGGCGGGTTTGCCTTTACTAAAGAGCCTTACGCTATCAAATTCGAGGATAAAATTTAAAGGCGACAGATCTTCATAA